One Bacillus sp. FJAT-45350 genomic window carries:
- a CDS encoding PIG-L deacetylase family protein, producing the protein MSYLVVIAHPDDEVLGAGATMYKLAQEGHSVNVCILSGDVNARNFRPSTEELNEDVNSSMNILGVDRVITGDFPNIEFNMVPHLKLVQFIENAIIETDADVIFTHHPADLNNDHLHASLACQAASRLFQRRSDVKPLKELLFMEVPSSTEWGLNKTLNQFSPNTFIEVGEESVDKKIEALAQYRGVMRDYPHPRSNEAIKGLAAYRGGQAGMVYAEAFESVFRRGF; encoded by the coding sequence ATGTCATATTTAGTTGTTATTGCACATCCAGATGATGAAGTTTTAGGAGCTGGTGCTACTATGTATAAATTAGCACAAGAAGGACATTCCGTAAATGTCTGCATCCTTTCAGGTGATGTTAATGCTAGAAACTTCAGACCGAGCACTGAAGAGTTAAATGAAGATGTAAATAGTTCTATGAATATTTTAGGTGTTGATAGAGTTATTACTGGTGACTTTCCAAATATTGAGTTTAACATGGTCCCACACTTAAAACTTGTACAATTTATTGAAAATGCAATTATTGAAACTGATGCGGATGTAATATTCACACACCATCCAGCAGATTTAAATAACGATCACCTACACGCTTCTTTGGCTTGCCAAGCTGCATCGAGGTTATTCCAACGAAGAAGCGATGTTAAACCTTTAAAAGAATTACTCTTCATGGAAGTTCCATCATCAACAGAATGGGGACTTAACAAAACCTTGAATCAGTTTTCACCGAATACTTTTATAGAAGTTGGTGAAGAAAGTGTTGATAAAAAGATAGAGGCTCTAGCTCAGTATCGTGGAGTAATGAGAGACTATCCTCATCCTAGAAGTAATGAGGCAATCAAAGGATTAGCAGCCTATCGTGGTGGGCAAGCTGGGATGGTTTATGCTGAGGCCTTTGAAAGTGTATTTCGACGTGGATTCTAG
- a CDS encoding formyltransferase family protein, with translation MKKKIAFATCVQLGLSCIEEIYRIGGSLDLLITLKDEKAKNKSGRIYLDKFASEHDAPLLKINNINDQEVLDALKENQIDWLFIIGWSQIAKKGVLEAPTYGCIGMHPTLLPVGRGRAAIPWAIIKGLDETGVTMFKLDEGVDTGEIIGQGIISLRNDTTATELYAKVDDMHIALIAKYWDDIVNNNVTLTKQSEVDATEWPGRKPEDGEILNSMTMYEADKLVRAVTHPYPGTFYNDGEKIIRIWSAKTNVNDGEIKLHDGFLIPIDYEIEG, from the coding sequence TTGAAGAAAAAAATAGCTTTTGCTACTTGTGTACAATTAGGTCTGAGTTGTATTGAAGAAATATATCGCATTGGTGGTAGCTTAGATTTACTTATCACGCTTAAGGACGAAAAAGCAAAAAATAAGTCAGGGAGAATTTATCTTGATAAATTTGCATCGGAGCACGATGCTCCTCTTTTGAAAATTAATAATATCAATGACCAAGAAGTTCTTGATGCACTTAAAGAAAATCAAATTGACTGGCTATTCATTATAGGGTGGTCTCAAATTGCAAAAAAAGGAGTACTTGAGGCACCAACTTATGGATGCATTGGAATGCATCCTACATTATTACCTGTTGGTAGAGGAAGAGCGGCAATACCATGGGCAATTATTAAGGGGTTAGATGAAACGGGTGTCACCATGTTCAAGTTGGATGAAGGTGTAGATACAGGAGAAATTATTGGTCAAGGTATTATTAGCCTTAGAAATGATACAACAGCAACTGAACTTTATGCAAAAGTGGATGATATGCACATTGCTCTTATTGCAAAGTATTGGGATGATATTGTTAATAACAACGTTACACTTACAAAACAGAGTGAAGTAGATGCTACTGAGTGGCCTGGTAGAAAACCAGAGGACGGTGAGATATTAAATAGCATGACTATGTATGAAGCGGATAAATTAGTGAGAGCTGTTACTCATCCGTATCCTGGTACTTTTTATAATGATGGAGAAAAGATAATTAGGATATGGTCAGCTAAGACAAATGTAAATGATGGTGAAATAAAGCTTCATGATGGATTTTTAATTCCTATAGATTATGAGATTGAGGGGTAG
- a CDS encoding sugar transferase, with product MEDKKFQKGIKRLFDVVVSLMVLILFLPLWVVVAILIKTTSEGPIFFLQERPGFHRKIFKVYKFRTMKPGSEKMVKGKEVMKDDDRVTTIGKFLRRSKIDEIPQILNVLKGEMSLVGPRPERVASLSDYTDEISRRLNMKPGLTGLAQVSGNIYLSLQDRYKFDVYYVDHYSLWLDIKIIIRTVGVILLGEDKYVDRCLVEIKKGTAEVTATKEETVSK from the coding sequence ATGGAAGATAAAAAGTTTCAAAAAGGTATTAAACGATTATTTGATGTAGTTGTTTCTTTAATGGTACTTATATTATTTCTTCCTTTATGGGTTGTAGTTGCTATATTAATTAAGACTACTTCGGAAGGTCCGATATTTTTCTTACAAGAAAGACCTGGGTTTCATAGAAAAATATTTAAGGTCTATAAATTTAGAACTATGAAACCTGGGTCAGAAAAAATGGTTAAAGGTAAAGAAGTAATGAAGGACGATGATAGAGTTACCACTATTGGTAAATTTTTAAGAAGAAGTAAAATTGATGAGATACCTCAAATCCTAAATGTGTTAAAAGGGGAAATGAGTCTTGTAGGACCAAGGCCGGAGCGTGTTGCATCTCTAAGTGACTACACAGATGAAATTTCAAGAAGGTTGAATATGAAGCCAGGATTAACTGGACTAGCCCAAGTGAGTGGTAATATCTATCTTTCATTGCAAGATAGATATAAGTTTGATGTTTACTATGTAGATCACTATAGTTTGTGGCTTGATATTAAAATTATTATTAGGACTGTTGGTGTAATTCTTTTAGGTGAAGATAAGTACGTTGATAGATGTCTGGTTGAAATTAAAAAAGGAACTGCTGAAGTAACTGCTACTAAAGAGGAGACTGTTTCAAAATGA
- a CDS encoding NAD-dependent epimerase/dehydratase family protein: protein MTKVLITGVNSYIGKSFEQWVLQYKDKYIVDKVSLRDELWKSKSFKGYDAIIHLAAIVHVKGDEEEKYFKVNRDLTLEVAMKAKQEGVKQFIFLSTMGVYGTETGYITEDTLPAPKTKYAKSKYEAEKAIKEIEAYDFNVAIIRPPLVYGKGCPGNYARLAKMALKVPFFPDIENERSMIYIDNLSEFIRLLLGNNASGLFFPQNKEFVRITSLVNLIAKYNGKKLKKTIVFNFAIKLAISQSKTFRKVFGSLIYDKKISGGPMTVINGKMIDYETIPFEETIKKTEAMSLKGEN from the coding sequence ATGACAAAGGTGCTTATAACAGGGGTTAATAGTTATATAGGTAAATCCTTTGAACAATGGGTTTTGCAATATAAAGATAAATATATAGTCGATAAAGTAAGTTTGAGAGATGAGCTTTGGAAAAGTAAATCTTTTAAAGGTTATGACGCAATAATTCATTTAGCAGCAATTGTTCATGTTAAAGGTGACGAGGAAGAGAAGTACTTTAAAGTTAATCGAGATTTAACTCTTGAAGTTGCAATGAAAGCAAAGCAAGAAGGTGTCAAGCAGTTTATATTTCTAAGTACAATGGGAGTGTATGGTACTGAAACAGGCTATATCACAGAAGACACTTTACCAGCACCGAAAACGAAGTATGCTAAGTCAAAATATGAAGCTGAGAAGGCTATAAAAGAAATTGAAGCTTATGACTTTAATGTGGCAATTATTAGACCACCGTTAGTTTATGGTAAGGGTTGCCCTGGAAACTACGCAAGACTTGCTAAAATGGCTCTTAAGGTACCATTTTTTCCAGATATAGAAAATGAACGTAGTATGATTTACATTGATAATTTATCAGAATTCATAAGGTTGTTACTGGGAAATAATGCAAGTGGTTTATTTTTTCCCCAAAATAAGGAATTCGTAAGAATTACAAGTCTAGTAAATTTAATTGCAAAATATAATGGCAAGAAATTGAAGAAAACAATAGTTTTTAACTTCGCTATTAAATTAGCTATTAGTCAATCCAAAACGTTCAGAAAGGTTTTTGGTTCTTTAATTTATGATAAGAAAATATCGGGGGGGCCCATGACAGTGATTAATGGGAAAATGATAGATTATGAAACTATTCCTTTTGAAGAAACAATCAAAAAAACCGAAGCGATGTCTTTAAAGGGTGAAAACTAG
- a CDS encoding glycosyltransferase family 2 protein, with protein sequence MDKIQKSVLVTVIMPAYNSEKYIEESIESVLLQTYSNIELIVLDDGSTDNTIKIIEKLSSKDQRINLYKNERNLGVSETRNKGISMAKGEWIAFLDSDDIWEKTKLEKQMMYAEASNAEFLYTAVTYINEEGRAYSGQFKVPPKVSYKQLLRQNIITCSSVLLKKDFFKNIKMERDEMHEDYAVWLRILRTGVYAHGINEPLLIYRISKNSKSGNKVKTIKMTYRVFRFIGLNQLKSAYFTLRHVIGAFYKYKKISFK encoded by the coding sequence ATGGACAAAATACAAAAGTCAGTTTTGGTAACTGTAATAATGCCAGCATATAATAGTGAAAAGTACATTGAAGAGTCTATTGAATCAGTTTTGTTACAAACATACTCAAATATAGAATTAATTGTTCTAGATGATGGTTCAACAGATAATACGATTAAAATTATTGAAAAACTCAGTAGTAAAGACCAACGAATAAACTTATATAAAAATGAACGTAATTTAGGTGTATCAGAAACAAGAAATAAAGGTATATCAATGGCTAAAGGGGAATGGATAGCTTTTTTAGATAGTGATGATATCTGGGAAAAAACAAAATTAGAAAAACAGATGATGTATGCTGAAGCTTCAAATGCAGAATTTTTATATACTGCTGTTACCTATATTAATGAGGAGGGTAGAGCGTATAGTGGTCAATTTAAGGTTCCTCCAAAAGTATCTTATAAACAGTTACTAAGACAAAACATAATTACTTGTTCATCAGTCCTATTGAAGAAGGACTTCTTTAAAAATATAAAAATGGAGAGAGACGAAATGCATGAGGATTATGCTGTATGGCTTAGAATTTTAAGGACAGGCGTATATGCTCATGGAATTAATGAACCACTATTAATTTATAGAATTTCCAAAAATTCTAAATCGGGGAATAAAGTAAAAACTATTAAGATGACATATAGAGTGTTCAGATTCATAGGTTTAAACCAATTAAAATCTGCGTACTTTACTCTTAGGCATGTGATAGGAGCATTTTATAAATATAAGAAGATTAGTTTTAAGTAG
- the pseB gene encoding UDP-N-acetylglucosamine 4,6-dehydratase (inverting), protein MLNNKTILVTGGTGSFGKKFISKVLEQDVKKVIVFSRDELKQYEMAQEFTDPRIRFFIGDVRDKDRLYRAFDGVDIVIHAAALKHVGACEYNPFEAVKTNIHGAQNIIEAAIDRGVQRVIALSTDKAASPINLYGATKLASDKLFVAGNSYAGNKETRFSVVRYGNVVGSRGSVVPFFKKLKAQGEIQLPITDERMTRFWITLEQGVQFVIDNLQRMKGGEIFIPKIPSMKVVDLAEAIAPECEIKIVGIRPGEKMHEAMINEDDARQTLEYDTYYVIQPEFPWWREEFSNGGKPLPEGFTYISDVNDHWLTVDELRELIKD, encoded by the coding sequence ATGTTAAATAACAAAACAATTTTGGTAACTGGTGGAACGGGTTCATTTGGTAAGAAGTTTATTTCTAAAGTACTAGAACAAGACGTGAAAAAAGTAATTGTTTTCAGTCGTGATGAACTAAAGCAATATGAAATGGCCCAAGAGTTTACTGACCCTAGAATTAGATTTTTTATAGGTGATGTTAGAGATAAAGATCGTTTATACCGTGCTTTTGATGGAGTAGATATTGTCATACATGCAGCAGCATTAAAGCATGTGGGTGCATGTGAGTATAATCCTTTTGAAGCGGTTAAAACAAATATACATGGTGCCCAGAATATTATTGAGGCTGCTATTGATAGAGGAGTTCAACGTGTAATTGCATTAAGTACTGATAAGGCAGCAAGTCCAATTAACTTATATGGTGCGACTAAGTTAGCTTCAGATAAATTATTTGTTGCAGGAAATTCATATGCAGGTAATAAAGAAACAAGATTCTCGGTAGTACGTTATGGTAATGTAGTAGGAAGTCGTGGGAGTGTAGTACCTTTCTTTAAAAAACTTAAAGCACAAGGAGAGATTCAGCTTCCAATAACTGATGAACGCATGACACGTTTCTGGATTACTTTAGAGCAAGGTGTACAATTTGTAATTGACAATCTCCAAAGAATGAAGGGTGGGGAAATCTTCATACCAAAGATTCCTAGTATGAAGGTTGTAGATCTGGCTGAAGCGATTGCACCAGAATGTGAAATAAAAATAGTTGGAATTCGCCCTGGAGAAAAAATGCATGAGGCAATGATTAATGAAGATGATGCTCGCCAAACTCTAGAATATGACACTTACTATGTTATCCAACCAGAATTTCCTTGGTGGAGAGAAGAATTTTCAAACGGTGGTAAACCATTACCAGAAGGTTTTACCTATATAAGTGATGTAAATGACCATTGGTTAACTGTTGATGAACTAAGAGAATTAATTAAAGATTAA
- the pseC gene encoding UDP-4-amino-4,6-dideoxy-N-acetyl-beta-L-altrosamine transaminase, protein MGNKAIRNSYLPYGRQWIDEEDIQSVVNILKGDYLTTGPAVGEFETAVASYVGSKYAVAFSNGTAALHGACFAAGIGEGDEVITTPMTFAASSNCVLYQGGKPVFADIDSKTYNIDPKKVEELINENTKAIIPVHFTGQPVAIDEIHQLAEEHNLVIIEDAAHALGATYKGKKIGAISDMTMFSFHPVKHITSGEGGIITTNNEEYYQKLLQFRSHGITREPDTLIENHGPWYYEMQFLGFNYRMTDIQAALGTSQLKKIEMFVDLRKKYVSIYNEAFKEINEVQTPYQDQYGASSWHLYILRLDLEKLLGNRKEIFEALLNENIGVNVHYIPVHLLPYYSQLGYQRGICPDAEKLYEEIITLPLFPAMTEEDVMDVIAAVNKVINTYRK, encoded by the coding sequence ATGGGTAATAAAGCAATCAGAAACAGTTACTTACCATATGGGAGGCAATGGATTGATGAAGAAGATATTCAGTCCGTGGTAAATATATTAAAAGGTGACTATTTAACAACTGGACCAGCGGTTGGTGAGTTTGAGACAGCTGTTGCTTCTTACGTTGGATCGAAGTATGCTGTTGCATTTTCGAATGGAACAGCTGCCCTTCATGGTGCTTGCTTTGCTGCAGGTATTGGAGAAGGAGATGAAGTTATTACAACACCGATGACGTTTGCTGCTAGTTCTAATTGTGTTCTCTATCAAGGTGGTAAGCCAGTTTTTGCTGATATAGATTCCAAAACTTATAATATTGACCCCAAAAAGGTTGAAGAGTTAATTAATGAGAACACAAAAGCAATTATTCCTGTTCATTTCACTGGACAACCAGTTGCTATAGATGAAATTCACCAACTTGCTGAAGAACATAATTTGGTGATAATCGAAGATGCTGCACATGCCTTGGGTGCGACTTATAAAGGTAAAAAAATAGGTGCAATAAGTGATATGACAATGTTTAGCTTTCATCCGGTGAAACATATTACATCAGGAGAAGGTGGGATTATAACAACTAATAATGAAGAGTATTATCAAAAATTATTACAATTTAGATCCCATGGAATAACAAGAGAACCTGATACGTTGATTGAAAATCATGGTCCTTGGTATTATGAAATGCAGTTCTTAGGTTTTAATTATCGAATGACCGATATTCAAGCTGCTCTTGGTACTAGTCAATTGAAGAAGATTGAGATGTTTGTTGACCTAAGAAAGAAGTATGTATCAATATACAATGAGGCTTTTAAAGAGATAAATGAAGTTCAAACTCCATATCAGGATCAGTACGGGGCATCAAGCTGGCATCTATATATATTACGTTTAGATTTAGAAAAGCTTTTAGGGAATAGAAAAGAGATATTCGAAGCTTTACTTAATGAAAATATCGGTGTTAACGTACATTATATTCCTGTCCATCTTCTTCCATACTATTCACAATTAGGTTATCAACGAGGTATTTGCCCTGATGCAGAGAAGCTGTATGAGGAAATCATAACATTACCTCTTTTCCCTGCAATGACAGAAGAAGATGTAATGGATGTAATAGCAGCTGTAAATAAAGTAATAAATACTTATCGAAAGTAG
- a CDS encoding cytidylyltransferase domain-containing protein, protein MKIAAIIQARMGSTRLSGKVMKDIKGRTVLSHVIERVKQSNLIDDIIIATTVQETDNLIENEAIKCGAKVYRGSEEDVLSRYYLAAKENNIDIIVRITSDCPVIDANVLDKILNFYLEKKYDIVTNAGSDLSQRTFPRGLDTEVFSFKVLEEAFHNGREKYHREHVTPYIYEISTKIHYFKNDVNYSNHRWTLDTEEDFELISEIYSRLYKGTHDFYLQDIIDLFNQEPKLFTINAHIEQKKIN, encoded by the coding sequence ATGAAAATTGCAGCTATTATACAAGCAAGAATGGGTTCAACTAGACTTTCAGGAAAAGTAATGAAAGATATAAAGGGAAGAACTGTATTATCGCATGTTATAGAAAGAGTTAAACAATCTAATTTAATAGATGATATTATAATTGCTACAACAGTACAAGAGACAGATAATCTCATTGAAAACGAAGCAATTAAATGTGGTGCTAAGGTTTATAGAGGGAGCGAAGAAGACGTTCTAAGCCGTTACTATTTAGCAGCAAAAGAAAACAATATAGATATTATTGTAAGGATTACTTCTGATTGCCCTGTAATTGATGCAAATGTATTAGATAAAATTCTTAATTTCTATTTAGAAAAAAAATATGACATCGTAACAAATGCTGGATCAGATTTAAGTCAAAGAACATTTCCTAGGGGATTGGACACAGAAGTATTTTCTTTTAAAGTATTAGAAGAGGCATTTCATAATGGGAGAGAAAAATATCATAGAGAACATGTTACTCCTTATATTTACGAAATAAGTACTAAAATACACTACTTCAAAAATGATGTTAATTATTCTAATCATCGGTGGACATTAGATACAGAAGAGGATTTCGAACTAATAAGTGAAATATATAGTAGACTTTATAAAGGAACACATGATTTTTATCTTCAAGATATTATTGATTTATTTAACCAAGAACCGAAACTTTTTACAATCAATGCACATATTGAGCAAAAGAAAATCAATTAA
- the pseG gene encoding UDP-2,4-diacetamido-2,4,6-trideoxy-beta-L-altropyranose hydrolase, with the protein MRALIFTEGGSQIGLGHISRCSSLYDELADREIEVEFIINSDTSQIEIIKNKQYKVVNWFSKEFLTNYIKQSDYCIVDSYLASQDLYRVISSQSKKSLFIDDNGRSEYPEGIVVNPSLSTEAVKYPINDTNCYLLGPKYIILRSPFIQVNRENINMEVKEVLITLGGSDIHNLTPSILNRLGNKNSEITFNVVIGSAFNNIGEIKCLSSKNIKFYENVTAREMKSIMLRSDFAITAAGQTIYELIATQTPFIPIKVIDNQHHNILALKELNLIETALEYKDTFFNEKIICETEKLMEFSTRSVLVEKYKEVIDGFGSKRIIDALLSGDVLWKEITF; encoded by the coding sequence ATGAGGGCGTTAATTTTCACAGAAGGTGGCAGTCAAATAGGCTTAGGGCATATCTCAAGATGTAGCTCCTTATATGATGAATTGGCAGACAGAGAAATTGAAGTTGAATTCATTATTAATAGCGACACTAGTCAAATTGAAATAATAAAAAATAAGCAATACAAGGTAGTAAATTGGTTTTCAAAAGAGTTCTTAACAAACTATATTAAACAAAGTGACTATTGCATTGTTGACTCTTACTTGGCTAGTCAAGACTTATATCGAGTTATTTCAAGTCAATCCAAAAAGTCGCTATTTATTGATGATAATGGAAGGAGTGAATATCCAGAAGGTATTGTAGTTAACCCTTCTCTAAGTACTGAAGCAGTTAAGTATCCTATAAATGATACTAACTGCTATTTACTTGGACCCAAATATATCATTTTAAGAAGCCCCTTCATTCAAGTTAATAGAGAGAACATAAACATGGAAGTAAAAGAAGTACTAATAACACTAGGTGGATCTGACATACACAATTTAACTCCAAGTATCCTAAATCGACTGGGTAATAAAAACTCAGAAATTACTTTTAATGTAGTAATAGGAAGCGCATTTAATAATATTGGAGAAATAAAGTGTTTGTCCTCAAAGAACATAAAGTTTTATGAGAATGTCACAGCTAGGGAAATGAAATCTATTATGCTTAGATCTGATTTTGCCATAACGGCTGCAGGACAGACAATTTATGAATTGATAGCTACTCAAACACCTTTTATTCCAATAAAGGTAATAGACAACCAGCATCATAATATTTTAGCTTTAAAAGAACTTAATTTGATTGAGACAGCTCTTGAATACAAGGATACTTTCTTTAATGAAAAAATAATTTGTGAAACGGAAAAATTAATGGAATTTAGTACCCGGAGTGTATTGGTTGAGAAATATAAGGAAGTAATTGATGGATTTGGTAGTAAAAGAATTATTGATGCTTTATTATCAGGAGATGTTTTATGGAAGGAAATTACTTTTTAA
- a CDS encoding GNAT family N-acetyltransferase: MEGNYFLRAVKDEDILCVYQLSNEDYVRKYSINSAEIDWEDHKVWFESILKSDNDVFYVVTDNTDNFLGQLRYKIEDKIATVSISLCKSITGKGLSKELIKMSIGKIRKERSELKNIVAFVSSDNTASNKLFERVGFVLQESNNYLLKYVYSIK, from the coding sequence ATGGAAGGAAATTACTTTTTAAGAGCCGTAAAAGATGAAGATATTTTATGTGTGTATCAACTTTCTAATGAGGATTATGTAAGAAAGTACTCAATAAATTCTGCAGAAATTGATTGGGAAGATCATAAGGTATGGTTTGAAAGTATTTTAAAGTCAGATAATGATGTGTTTTATGTGGTAACAGATAATACTGATAATTTTTTAGGACAATTGAGATATAAAATAGAAGATAAAATTGCAACAGTTAGTATTAGTTTGTGCAAATCAATTACTGGAAAAGGATTAAGTAAAGAATTAATTAAAATGAGTATAGGGAAAATTCGCAAGGAAAGAAGTGAATTAAAGAACATTGTAGCTTTTGTTTCAAGCGATAATACTGCATCAAATAAGCTGTTTGAAAGGGTAGGCTTTGTATTACAAGAAAGTAATAACTATCTATTGAAGTATGTTTACTCAATTAAATAA
- the pseI gene encoding pseudaminic acid synthase: MLIDNFDITKKVFVIAEMSANHGHDINIAKETIKAAKEAGADAIKLQTYTADTITIDCNNEYFQVKQGTIWDGRTLYDLYKEAYTPWEWHEELMAYAKELDIICFSSPFDKTSVDLLESLNVPAYKIASFEITDIPLIEYVASKKKPIIISTGIATLSEIDDAVQACRKVGNDQIILLKCTSAYPAKIEDANLSTMQNLRETFNVEAGLSDHTLGVTVPVVSVALGAKVIEKHFILDKSIGGPDASFSLDKEEFKLLVDSVREAEKAIGCVDYELTDKKKKSREFSRSLFVVEDVKEGEIFTKKNIRSIRPGYGLKPKCYNEIIGKLSKKEIKRGTPLKWSHID, from the coding sequence ATGCTTATAGATAATTTCGACATAACTAAAAAAGTATTCGTAATTGCAGAGATGTCAGCTAACCATGGGCATGATATAAATATTGCGAAAGAAACAATAAAGGCTGCTAAAGAAGCTGGAGCTGATGCTATTAAACTGCAGACTTATACAGCAGATACTATAACGATTGATTGTAATAATGAATACTTTCAAGTAAAGCAAGGTACAATTTGGGATGGCAGAACTTTATATGATTTATATAAAGAGGCCTATACACCATGGGAATGGCATGAGGAACTAATGGCTTATGCCAAGGAACTTGATATAATCTGTTTCTCAAGTCCTTTTGATAAAACATCAGTTGATTTGCTAGAAAGTCTGAACGTTCCTGCTTATAAAATAGCTTCATTTGAAATAACAGATATTCCTTTAATAGAATATGTTGCATCTAAAAAGAAACCAATAATTATTTCAACTGGAATTGCAACTCTTAGCGAAATAGACGATGCTGTACAAGCATGTAGAAAAGTAGGAAATGATCAGATAATTTTATTAAAATGTACATCTGCATATCCAGCAAAAATTGAAGATGCAAACCTTAGCACAATGCAAAACCTAAGAGAAACATTTAATGTGGAAGCTGGCTTATCAGATCATACATTAGGTGTAACAGTTCCAGTTGTATCTGTAGCTTTAGGAGCAAAAGTAATTGAAAAACACTTTATTTTAGACAAGAGTATTGGTGGTCCAGATGCTAGCTTTTCTTTAGATAAGGAAGAATTTAAATTACTAGTTGATTCAGTTAGAGAAGCAGAGAAAGCAATAGGCTGTGTTGATTATGAACTTACAGATAAAAAGAAAAAAAGTAGGGAGTTTTCCCGTTCTTTATTTGTAGTAGAAGATGTAAAAGAAGGAGAAATATTCACTAAGAAGAATATTAGGTCTATTAGACCTGGATATGGCTTAAAACCGAAGTGCTATAATGAAATTATTGGTAAATTATCTAAAAAAGAAATTAAAAGAGGTACTCCATTAAAGTGGAGTCATATTGATTAA